Proteins found in one Coffea eugenioides isolate CCC68of chromosome 5, Ceug_1.0, whole genome shotgun sequence genomic segment:
- the LOC113772581 gene encoding protein transport protein SFT2-like — MQKTAQAWFSGGPSSDLQKAPSSLLADWNAYAASRESEDAESSSGLGFDLEAAVRTANDKVSGTFNVVSKGVRDLPGNFQSATSSVPSGKSLLYFGILLASGVFFIIIAFSIFLPVMVIAPQKFALCFTIGCAFIIGSFFALKGPKDQLGHMSSKERLPFTLGFIGSTVGTIYVSMVLHSYILSVFFSLLQVIALSYYAISYFPGGSAGLKFLFSTLTSSLLRCFGR, encoded by the exons ATGCAGAAAACAGCACAAGCGTGGTTTTCAGGGGGACCAAGCAGCGATCTCCAGAAAGCGCCTTCATCTCTGTTAGCGGATTGGAACGCTTATGCGGCTTCAAGAGAATCCGAGGACGCGGAGTCTTCTTCCGGGTTAGGGTTTGATCTCGAAGCTGCTGTCAGAACCGCCAATGATAAAGTTTCCGGCACTTTTAATGT GGTATCGAAGGGAGTGAGGGATCTGCCAGGGAATTTCCAATCTGCCACAAGTAGTGTCCCTTCTGGAAAATCTCTCTTGTACTTCGGCATCTTGCTTGCTTCTGGTGTGTTCTTCATTATAATAGCATTCTCCATTTTCCTTCCTGTTATGGTGATAGCACCCCAAAAGTTTGCTCTATGCTTCACAATTGGCTGTGCCTTTATCATTGGCTCATTCTTTGCCCTTAAAGGCCCAAAAGATCAGCTTGGACACATGTCATCAAAAGAG AGACTACCTTTTACTTTGGGATTTATAGGCAGCACCGTGGGAACGATATATGTTTCTATGGTGCTTCACAGCTATATTCTCTCTGTTTTCTTCTCTTTGTTACAG GTGATTGCACTATCGTACTATGCGATTTCTTACTTTCCTGGTGGATCGGCTGGACTAAAGTTTCTTTTCTCAACGCTTACCTCTTCTTTGCTAAGATGTTTTGGAAGGTGA